One genomic window of Nicotiana sylvestris chromosome 10, ASM39365v2, whole genome shotgun sequence includes the following:
- the LOC138880074 gene encoding uncharacterized protein: MFHKDLYSNVSITREKWTRSYVPDGVLSFNDEEAEGISQPHNDVLVISILLNKVQVKHVLMDPGSSAFIIRSRVVEQLVLQDQIVPEYRVLNGFDMACETTKEEIILPMNVVGNIQDTKFHVIEGDMRYNALLGRPWIHNMRAVPSTLYQMMKFPIVDGVKTVYGEQHAEKEIFAVDEVTLIPVPLTSERSNIKDKHRPQPRPNQKNR, translated from the coding sequence ATGTTCCACAAGGACCTATATTCAAATGTGTCGATCACTagagaaaaatggactcggaGTTATGTACCTGATGGCGTCCTATCATTCAATGACGAAGAagcagaaggcatatctcagccgCACAATGACGTCCTggtaatttctattttgttaaataaagttcaagttaaacaTGTTCTAATGGATCCGGGTAGCTCAGCATTCATAATCAGATCAAGGGTTGTAGAGCAGCTCGTCCTACAGGACCAAATCGTACCTGAATATCGAGTCCTAAATGGCTTTGACATGGCATGTGAAACAACAAAGGAGGAGATAATCCTACCAATGAACGTGGTCGGGAATATCCAAgatacaaaattccatgtcatcgaaggtgacatgagatataatgcactactcgggaggccatggatccacaacatgagggcagtaccttcaACCCTATatcagatgatgaaattcccaatagTAGATGGTGTGAAAACGGTTTATGGAGAACAACACGCTGAAAAGGAAATATTTGCAGTCGATGAGGTGACACTAATACCAGTGCCTTTGACCTCGGAGAGATCGAACATCAAAGATAAGCATCGTCCCCAACCTCGACCCAATCAGAAGAACAGGTAA
- the LOC104236841 gene encoding uncharacterized protein — protein MATELEELIGFLSSPSPPVKKLAVDIVRDYTGSEDGLESLGKYSTIVLPSLSRLLGEKKVVSEPVAQALVNLSQKPELAGKMVEMHMVKTSMETLYKQDCEITTLLIMLLVNLTQLDAGIDSLLQSADEKMHGLYVMKLVRSFCLSSDEGEGDPFEHVASVLVNISKKELGRKLLLDPKRGPLIKQIVQQFHSKSLLRKKGVAGTIRNCCFEAESQVLNLLLISEFLWPALLLPVAGNKVYSKEDTRKMPQELASALSIEREPVTDPEIRVQALEAIYLLILQEAGRRAFWSVNGPRILQVGYQDEEDPKAMEAYERAGSLLLQEGGLDEATETSS, from the exons gtGAAAAAATTAGCGGTTGATATCGTTCGTGATTATACTGGTTCTGAGGATGGCTTGGAATCTCTTGGAAAGTATTCCACAATTGTGCTTCCCTCTCTGTCACGTCTTCTTGGCGAAAAAAAG GTGGTTTCTGAACCTGTGGCTCAAGCACTGGTAAATCTGTCACAAAAGCCAGAGTTGGCAGGTAAGATGGTTGAGATGCATATGGTTAAGACGTCGATGGAGACCCTGTACAAGCAAGATTGTGAAATCACAACTCTGCTGATTATGCTCCTTGTTAATCTCACACAGCTGGATGCTGGTATTGATTCTTTGCTTCAG TCTGCAGATGAGAAGATGCATGGCTTATATGTCATGAAGCTTGTGAGATCATTTTGTTTGTCCTCCGATGAGGGTGAAG GTGATCCCTTTGAACATGTGGCTTCTGTACTTGTTAACATTTCCAAGAAGGAACTGGGAAGAAAGCTTCTGCTTGATCCAAAACGAGGCCCTCTAATAAAGCAAATAGTCCAGCAGTTTCATTCTAAGAGCTTGTTGAGAAAGAAAGGG GTCGCAGGAACCATCCGCAACTGCTGCTTTGAAGCAGAGAGCCAGGTTCTAAATTTGCTTTTAATTTCTGAGTTCTTGTGGCCAGCTCTGCTCCTGCCTGTTGCTGGAAATAAG GTTTATAGTAAGGAAGACACTCGTAAAATGCCACAGGAGCTTGCAAGTGCACTCTCAATAGAGCGAGAACCTGTTACTGATCCGGAAATTCGTGTGCAGGCGCTAGAGGCTATTTATTTGCTCATATTACAG GAAGCAGGCCGAAGAGCATTTTGGTCAGTGAATGGTCCCCGGATATTGCAAGTCGGCTATCAAGACGAGGAAGATCCTAAAGCAATGGAAGCGTATGAACGAGCTGGCTCCTTG CTACTTCAAGAGGGTGGCCTCGATGAAGCAACAGAGACATCATCATAG
- the LOC104236840 gene encoding origin of replication complex subunit 6 gives MDLSDIARKLGLSETKHIVRKAAELRRLADVQFDSSVIGVGEICKAIICLEIAASRMDMVFDRQAAIKLSGMSEKAYNRSFISMQNGIGVKNKLDIRELGIQFGCVRLIPFVRKGLSLYKDRFLASLPPSRRSSADFTRPVFSAGAFYLCAKRHKLKVDKMKLIELCGTSESEFASVSTSMSDLCFDVFGISKEKKDPKTVKGNRELLDALPEKRTVEDGGYSSEEDNSSAYKKRKRMDKHAYEEWKSIVLASNNESGQKAPKQNKQARLDFMKKVPETQVQAT, from the exons ATGGATCTTTCCGACATTGCCCGAAAGCTCGGTCTATCTGAAACCAAGCACATTGTACGTAAAGCCGCCGAGCTCCGTCGTCTCGCTGATGTCCAATTCGATTCCTCCGTCATCGGCGTC GGCGAGATATGCAAGGCTATAATTTGCCTAGAGATTGCTGCTTCTAG GATGGACATGGTGTTTGATCGTCAGGCAGCAATAAAATTGAGTGGGATGTCTGAGAAGGCTTATAACAGATCGTTCATTTCAATGCAGAATGGTATTGGAGTGAA AAACAAGCTTGATATTAGAGAACTGGGAATTCAGTTTGGGTGTGTCAGACTCATTCCTTTTGTTCGTAAAGGTCTATCATT GTACAAGGATCGGTTTCTTGCATCCTTGCCACCTTCTCGAAGGTCAAGTGCTGATTTCACTCGACCTGTGTTTTCTGCTGGTGCATTCTATCTGTGCGCAAAAAGGCACAAG CTCAAGGTTGACAAAATGAAGTTAATTGAGCTTTGTGGCACATCAGAATCTGAATTTGCTAGT GTTTCTACCTCGATGAGCGAtctttgttttgatgtttttggtaTATCAAAGGAGAAAAAAGATCCTAAGACAGTGAAGGGGAACCGAG AGTTGCTAGATGCATTACCTGAAAAAAGGACTGTTGAAGATGGTGGCTATTCATCTGAGGAGGATAAT TCATCAGCCTACAAGAAGCGCAAACGTATGGACAAACATGCTTATGAGGAATGGAAATCTATTGTCCTAGCATCAAATAATGAAAGTGGCCAAAAAG CTcctaaacaaaacaaacaagccCGGCTCGACTTCATGAAGAAAGTTCCTGAAACACAAGTGCAAGCTACATAA